A genomic segment from Sparus aurata chromosome 20, fSpaAur1.1, whole genome shotgun sequence encodes:
- the tfam gene encoding transcription factor A, mitochondrial, whose amino-acid sequence MAPFSLMAASVSCLAKSFTIFSCTSALARCSTVLPGTYFNLVRCLTSPASVPPKRPPNAYIRYVVQQKPVVTRQNPDVKIIEIIRKIAQQWRSLSPQQKQPFEEAYQRDREQFQLDLKHYQAKLTPAEIQQQALEKRQRLAKRKATRKKRELSSLGKPKRPRSPFNIFMSEHFVEARGTTVTDKMKSLLDDWKNLFSHQRQVYTQLAEDDKIRYKNEMQSWEEHMVEIGRSDLIREQSTKKASAKTAETTVNVKKKAKAKAVKAKGKSKATGKMMKSSPKAKAVSVTATKRK is encoded by the exons ATGGCTCCGTTCAGCTTAATGGCAGCAAGTGTTAGCTGCTTGGCTAAGTCCTTCACTATCTTCTCCTGCACAAGTGCTCTGGCAAG GTGCAGCACTGTCCTCCCAGGTACATACTTCAACCTAGTGAGATGTCTGACCTCTCCAGCCAGTGTGCCTCCAAAGAGACCTCCTAATGCATACATCAGATATGTTGTTCAACAGAAGCCAGTCGTTACCAGACAAAATCCAG ATGTCAAGATAATAGAAATCATCAGAAAGATTGCCCAGCAGTGGAGATCACTGAGCCCGCAACAGAAACAG CCATTTGAGGAAGCCTATCAGCGGGACAGGGAGCAGTTTCAGCTGGACTTAAAGCATTACCAAGCCAAGCTGACCCCAGCAGAGATCCAGCAGCAAGCCCTGGAGAAGAGGCAGAGGCTGGCCAAGAGGAAGGCAACCCGTAAAAAGAGG GAGTTGAGCAGCCTCGGGAAGCCCAAGCGTCCTCGTTCTCCGTTCAACATTTTCATGTCTGAGCACTTTGTGGAGGCTAGGGGAACCACCGTAACG GATAAGATGAAGTCACTGCTAGACGACTGGAAGAATCTGTTCAGTCATCAGAGACAG GTCTACACACAGCTGGCTGAGGATGACAAAATTCGTTACAAGAATGAGATGCAGTCGTGGGAGGAACACATGGTGGAGATTGGACGATCAGACCTGATTAGAGAGCAGTCTACCAAGAAAGCCAGTGCTAAAACAGCGGAAACTACAGTGAACGTGAAAAAGAAGGCTAAAGCTAAGGCAGTGAAGGCAAAAGGAAAGTCAAAAGCAACTGGGAAGATGATGAAAAGTAGCCCCAAAGCTAAGGCGGTGAGCGTCACGGCcacaaaaagaaagtaa